One stretch of Prionailurus viverrinus isolate Anna chromosome C1, UM_Priviv_1.0, whole genome shotgun sequence DNA includes these proteins:
- the PARS2 gene encoding probable proline--tRNA ligase, mitochondrial, with amino-acid sequence MHKCFPARGVMEGLLSRCRALPALTTCGRQLSGYVPHRFYHCGPERGKRLVLSRMFQPQNLREDQVLSPEGRSGDLSCKSQRLMLQVGLIHPASPGCYHLLPYTVRAIEKLERVIDQEMQAIGGQKVNMPSLSPAELWRATKRWDLMGKELLRLKDRHGKEYCLGPTHEEAITALVASQQTLSYKQLPFLLYQVTRKFRDEPRPRFGLLRGREFYMKDMYTFDSSPEAALETYGLVCGAYSSLFHRLGLQCVRVQADVGSIGGTTSHEFQLPAEVGEDRFAVCPGCGFSANMETLHSSQTSCPACRGPLTESRGIEVGHTFYLGTKYSSIFSAQFTNAHGKPCLAEMGCYGLGVTRILAAGIEVLSTEDSVRWPSLLAPYHVCLIPPKKGSREEAATELTGGLYDLITEAVPQLRGEVLLDDRTHLTIGNRLKDANKFGYPFVIIAGKRALEDPAHFEVRCQNTGEVVFLTREGVTEFLSHVQVV; translated from the exons AT GCACAAGTGCTTCCCCGCACGGGGTGTCATGGAAGGGCTGCTGTCGAGATGCAGGGCACTGCCCGCCCTGACCACCTGCGGCCGCCAGCTCTCTGGGTACGTTCCTCACAGGTTTTACCACtgtggcccagagagagggaagcgCTTGGTGCTGTCCCGCATGTTCCAGCCCCAGAACCTTCGGGAAGACCAGGTGCTCTCTCCTGAGGGCAGATCTGGCGACCTGAGCTGTAAGAGCCAGCGGCTGATGCTGCAGGTGGGTCTGATCCACCCGGCAAGCCCCGGCTGTTACCACCTCCTGCCTTATACCGTGCGTGCCATAGAGAAGCTCGAGCGGGTGATAGACCAGGAGATGCAGGCCATCGGGGGACAGAAGGTCAACATGCCCAGCCTCAGCCCAGCAGAGCTCTGGCGTGCCACCAAGCGGTGGGACTTGATGGGCAAGGAGCTGCTAAGACTTAAAGACAGACACGGCAAGGAATACTGCTTAGGACCAACTCACGAGGAAGCCATCACGGCCCTGGTCGCCTCCCAGCAGACACTGTCATACAAGCAGCTTCCGTTCCTGCTGTACCAGGTGACAAGGAAGTTTCGGGACGAGCCCAGgccccgctttggtcttcttcgcGGCCGGGAGTTTTACATGAAGGACATGTACACCTTCGACTCCTCCCCAGAGGCCGCCCTGGAGACCTACGGCCTGGTGTGCGGGGCCTACAGCAGCCTGTTCCACAGGCTGGGGCTGCAGTGCGTCAGGGTCCAGGCGGACGTGGGCAGCATCGGGGGCACCACGTCTCACGAGTTCCAGCTGCCGGCCGAGGTCGGGGAGGACCGGTTTGCGGTCTGTCCCGGCTGCGGCTTCTCGGCCAACATGGAGACGCTGCACTCGTCGCAAACCAGCTGCCCTGCTTGCCGGGGACCACTGACCGAAAGCAGAGGCATCGAGGTGGGGCACACGTTTTACCTGGGCACCAAGTACTCCTCCATTTTCAGTGCCCAGTTTACCAACGCCCACGGCAAACCGTGCCTGGCCGAAATGGGCTGCTACGGCCTGGGTGTGACGCGGATACTGGCTGCCGGCATTGAGGTGCTGTCCACCGAAGACTCTGTTCGCTGGCCCAGCCTCCTCGCGCCTTACCACGTGTGCCTCATCCCCCCGAAGAAGGGCAGTAGGGAGGAGGCGGCCACCGAGCTCACGGGCGGCCTGTACGACCTCATCACGGAGGCAGTGCCGCAGCTCCGTGGTGAGGTCCTGCTCGATGACAGGACCCATCTGACCATCGGAAACAGACTGAAAGACGCCAACAAGTTTGGGTACCCCTTTGTGATCATCGCCGGCAAGAGGGCCCTGGAGGACCCTGCCCATTTTGAAGTCCGGTGCCAGAACACCGGTGAGGTGGTCTTCCTCACCAGAGAAGGAGTCACGGAATTTCTGAGCCACGTGCAGGTCGTCTGA